One window of Campylobacter sp. RM12651 genomic DNA carries:
- a CDS encoding anaerobic C4-dicarboxylate transporter produces MDILMNLPNSLQFAIQLAIVCICLFYGSKKGGITLGMLGGVGLIVMIFGFGVKPGKPAIDVMLTILAVVVASATLQTSGGLDVMLQIAEKILRKNPKYISILAPITTCTLTILCGTGHVVYTILPIVYDIAIKNNIRPERPMAASSVSAQLGIIASPVSVAVVTLTAFIINSNHHLAGFDGYLDLLKITIPSTYLGVLCVGIFSWFRGKDLDKDSEFQEKIKDEEFKKYVYGGGCKSLIGEKLPNSAWLSMWIFLGAIALVAILGYFSNLRPAFNTKVDSASILIVDNNAKTMKEIPIKNSNLIITYNELNKTIKDGKVKNTKENIKAISIDNNLQITQENNYVIINNEKFENAKIIFSDKKEQAKPLGMVEVIQIFMLLAGSLIIIFTKTNANNISKSEIFKSGMVALVAVFGISWMADSMVATHTQMIKDSLGNILSEYPWTYAIVLIIISKLVNSQAAALVAFVPLALNIGVNPAVILAFAPACYGYFILPTYPSDLAAIQFDRSGTTRIGRFVINHSFIIPGFIGVITSSIFGYFLASFYGSL; encoded by the coding sequence ATGGATATTCTTATGAATTTACCTAATTCTTTACAATTTGCTATACAACTAGCTATTGTATGTATTTGCCTATTTTATGGCTCAAAAAAAGGTGGAATTACTCTTGGAATGTTAGGTGGCGTTGGGCTTATTGTGATGATTTTTGGCTTTGGTGTAAAACCAGGAAAACCAGCAATTGATGTTATGCTAACTATTTTAGCAGTTGTTGTGGCTAGCGCAACACTTCAAACCAGTGGTGGTCTTGATGTAATGCTTCAAATAGCTGAAAAAATTCTTAGAAAAAATCCAAAATATATTAGTATTTTAGCTCCAATTACGACTTGCACCCTAACAATTCTTTGTGGCACAGGGCATGTTGTTTATACAATTTTACCTATTGTATATGACATAGCCATTAAAAACAATATTAGACCTGAAAGACCGATGGCAGCAAGTAGTGTTTCAGCACAACTTGGAATAATTGCTAGCCCAGTATCAGTGGCTGTAGTAACTCTAACAGCATTTATTATTAATAGTAATCATCACTTAGCAGGATTTGATGGATATTTGGACTTACTTAAAATTACAATACCATCAACTTATTTAGGAGTGCTTTGCGTTGGAATATTTAGCTGGTTTAGGGGTAAAGATTTAGATAAAGATAGTGAATTTCAAGAAAAAATTAAAGATGAAGAATTTAAAAAATATGTTTATGGTGGTGGGTGCAAATCATTAATAGGTGAAAAATTACCTAATAGTGCTTGGTTATCAATGTGGATATTTTTAGGTGCTATTGCCTTAGTTGCTATTTTAGGATATTTTTCAAATCTACGACCTGCATTTAATACAAAAGTTGATTCAGCAAGTATTTTAATCGTAGATAATAATGCTAAAACAATGAAAGAAATACCTATTAAGAATTCAAATCTCATAATTACTTATAATGAATTAAATAAAACTATTAAAGATGGTAAAGTAAAAAACACGAAAGAAAATATAAAAGCAATTAGCATTGATAATAATCTACAAATAACACAAGAAAATAACTATGTAATTATTAATAATGAAAAATTTGAAAATGCAAAAATTATTTTTAGCGATAAAAAAGAACAAGCAAAACCTTTAGGAATGGTTGAAGTAATTCAAATTTTTATGCTTTTGGCAGGTTCATTAATAATAATCTTTACAAAAACTAATGCAAATAATATTTCAAAAAGTGAGATATTTAAATCAGGAATGGTTGCTCTTGTGGCTGTATTTGGAATCTCTTGGATGGCTGATAGTATGGTTGCAACACATACTCAAATGATAAAAGATAGCTTAGGAAATATATTAAGCGAATATCCTTGGACTTACGCAATAGTTTTAATAATAATTTCTAAATTAGTAAATTCTCAAGCAGCCGCACTTGTAGCGTTTGTGCCACTAGCTTTAAATATAGGAGTTAATCCAGCTGTTATTTTAGCATTCGCACCAGCTTGTTATGGCTATTTTATTTTGCCAACATATCCAAGTGATTTAGCAGCTATTCAATTTGATAGAAGTGGAACAACTCGTATAGGAAGATTTGTAATAAATCATAGTTTTATTATTCCTGGTTTTATAGGTGTTATTACTTCAAGTATTTTTGGATATTTTCTTGCGAGTTTTTATGGTTCCTTATAA
- the creD gene encoding cell envelope integrity protein CreD, which yields MIKIPSNSITKKVGFIFLLAILLQIPLFFINGIINERNDTYENMVDTLGNEWGQKQTIHGIFLVINGTKEQKIKDEEGNTITQKVPYEKIIIPSQIDVKIDILDEVRQKGIYKASVYNANINIGGNFADLDEKLPQDFDEIYLSLGLLDAKSLVNISTFKLNSIDLKPNAGTNSKNSHLRYGISSLINKNMLKNNTPFEISFTLRGSKGIEILPLAQKNTLDINSKESKPSFYGTLPVSKNLDNNGFNAKYEIMPFTMNYQKAINNSNHYLNDNLIGINLYEGITHYRQVIRAAKYGILFIMLSLFVVYVFEILGKKPTHYIQYGVVGFSLTLFYLVLLSMSEYFSFELAYIIATLMVVIPNALYIKALTNSKKFGFGMLLFLGGVYAVLFSVLQMEQFALITGTILIMIVLYVLMYITKNIDNFLDKKAE from the coding sequence ATGATCAAAATACCATCTAATTCAATAACTAAAAAAGTAGGTTTTATATTTTTACTTGCAATATTACTTCAAATACCATTGTTTTTTATAAACGGAATAATAAATGAGAGAAATGATACTTATGAAAATATGGTTGATACTCTAGGTAATGAATGGGGTCAAAAGCAAACAATACACGGGATTTTTCTAGTAATAAATGGCACTAAAGAACAAAAAATAAAAGATGAAGAAGGCAATACGATTACGCAAAAAGTCCCTTACGAAAAAATCATAATCCCAAGCCAAATTGATGTAAAAATTGATATTTTAGATGAGGTTAGACAAAAAGGAATATATAAAGCTAGTGTTTATAACGCAAATATTAACATTGGTGGTAATTTTGCTGATTTAGATGAAAAATTACCGCAAGACTTTGATGAAATTTATTTATCTTTAGGTTTATTAGATGCAAAATCATTAGTAAATATCTCAACTTTTAAACTAAATAGCATTGATTTAAAACCAAATGCAGGGACAAATAGTAAAAATTCTCATTTAAGATATGGAATTTCATCACTAATTAATAAAAATATGTTGAAAAATAATACACCTTTTGAAATTTCTTTCACATTAAGGGGCTCAAAAGGTATAGAGATACTTCCTTTAGCGCAAAAGAATACCTTAGATATTAATTCAAAAGAAAGCAAACCGAGTTTTTATGGGACATTGCCTGTTAGCAAAAATCTTGATAATAACGGCTTTAATGCAAAATATGAAATTATGCCATTTACTATGAATTATCAAAAAGCTATAAATAATTCAAATCATTATCTAAATGATAATCTAATCGGTATTAATCTATACGAAGGCATTACTCATTACAGACAAGTAATAAGAGCTGCTAAATACGGCATATTATTTATAATGCTTAGCTTATTTGTGGTTTATGTTTTTGAAATTTTAGGCAAAAAACCAACTCATTATATCCAATACGGAGTTGTTGGATTTTCGCTAACTTTGTTTTATTTGGTTTTGCTTTCAATGTCAGAATATTTTAGTTTTGAACTTGCCTATATTATCGCTACATTAATGGTCGTAATACCAAACGCACTTTATATAAAAGCTCTTACAAATAGCAAAAAATTTGGTTTTGGAATGCTGCTATTTTTAGGCGGTGTTTATGCAGTATTGTTTTCTGTGCTTCAAATGGAGCAATTCGCACTAATTACTGGAACAATTCTTATAATGATAGTTTTATATGTTCTTATGTATATTACAAAAAATATTGATAATTTTTTGGATAAAAAGGCTGAATAA
- the hypB gene encoding hydrogenase nickel incorporation protein HypB: protein MKVIIEAKAKIMAENENQAKINQEFFKKSNLYCLNFMSSPGSGKTTLLEYIIKNNLLKLCVIEGDLETNKDADRIIKAGAKAYQISTGQSCHLDAKMIDLALKNLDISNSEFCVIENIGNLVCPASYKLGENLNVVLLSSPEGSDKVAKYPVMFKRADVIVLTKMDIAKYFDFSLETITQEAKKLNPNVKIFCVSSTTGEGIAELCEYFKSLRS, encoded by the coding sequence ATGAAAGTAATCATTGAAGCAAAAGCAAAAATTATGGCTGAAAACGAAAATCAAGCAAAAATCAATCAAGAGTTTTTTAAAAAATCTAATTTATATTGCCTTAATTTTATGAGCTCTCCTGGTAGTGGTAAAACCACTCTACTTGAGTATATTATAAAAAATAATTTATTAAAATTATGCGTAATTGAAGGGGATTTAGAGACTAATAAGGACGCTGATAGGATTATCAAAGCAGGTGCTAAAGCATATCAAATAAGCACAGGTCAAAGCTGCCATTTAGACGCAAAAATGATAGATTTAGCTCTAAAAAATCTTGATATTAGTAATTCAGAGTTTTGTGTAATAGAAAATATAGGCAACTTAGTATGCCCTGCATCATATAAATTGGGCGAGAATTTAAATGTTGTGCTTTTATCAAGTCCTGAAGGAAGTGATAAAGTAGCAAAATATCCTGTTATGTTTAAAAGAGCTGATGTAATAGTTTTAACTAAAATGGATATAGCAAAATATTTTGATTTTAGCCTAGAAACTATCACACAAGAAGCAAAAAAATTAAATCCAAATGTAAAAATCTTTTGCGTAAGCAGCACTACAGGCGAAGGAATTGCCGAACTTTGTGAATATTTTAAATCTTTAAGGAGTTAA
- the hypD gene encoding hydrogenase formation protein HypD translates to MNYIKEYKDANIINNLKKLINNVKLDRVYNVMEICGGHTHSLIKYSIPSLLPNINFIHGPGCPVCVMPKSRLDEAIFLASMEGAIFCTLADLIKVPASNTSLEKLRAQGKDIRALYSPLEVLKIANENKDKKIIFFAIGFETTTPMSAILIEKVLEMGLKNVFFHINHVRVPEPVEALLNDKDCNIDGFLAPSHVSVIIGENAYLNMANTYKKPFAISGFEPVDLMHSLLNLSLQFKNKTHNVYNEYSRLVSKNGNEKAKELIEKYFRRDDFEFRGLGVISNGGLELKDEYDYINAKKVFDIKTNTKAENKACLCPKILKGLAKPTDCKVFGNLCTPNNPIGSCMVSSEGACAAYYKYNKI, encoded by the coding sequence ATGAATTACATAAAAGAATATAAAGACGCAAATATTATTAATAATTTAAAAAAACTAATTAATAATGTTAAGCTTGATAGGGTTTATAATGTAATGGAGATTTGTGGCGGGCACACACATTCGCTTATAAAATACTCAATCCCTTCTCTTTTGCCTAATATTAATTTTATTCATGGGCCAGGTTGTCCTGTTTGTGTAATGCCAAAAAGTAGGCTTGATGAAGCTATTTTTTTAGCAAGTATGGAAGGTGCTATTTTTTGCACGCTTGCTGATTTGATTAAAGTTCCTGCTAGTAATACGAGTTTAGAAAAATTAAGAGCACAAGGCAAGGATATTAGAGCGCTTTATAGCCCACTAGAAGTATTAAAAATCGCAAATGAAAATAAAGATAAAAAGATTATATTTTTTGCAATAGGTTTTGAAACTACAACTCCTATGAGTGCGATTTTGATTGAAAAAGTGCTTGAAATGGGACTTAAAAATGTATTTTTTCATATAAATCATGTAAGAGTTCCTGAGCCTGTTGAAGCCTTATTAAATGATAAAGATTGTAATATTGATGGCTTTTTAGCCCCATCGCATGTAAGTGTGATAATAGGAGAAAACGCATATTTAAATATGGCTAATACTTATAAAAAACCATTTGCTATAAGTGGTTTTGAGCCTGTTGATTTAATGCACTCACTATTAAATTTAAGCTTACAATTTAAGAATAAAACTCATAATGTTTATAATGAATATTCAAGATTAGTTAGTAAAAATGGTAATGAAAAAGCTAAAGAATTAATTGAAAAATACTTTAGGCGTGATGATTTTGAATTCCGTGGCTTAGGTGTTATTAGTAATGGCGGTTTGGAGCTAAAAGATGAATATGATTATATAAACGCAAAAAAAGTATTTGATATAAAAACAAATACAAAAGCAGAAAACAAAGCCTGTCTATGCCCTAAGATTTTAAAAGGACTTGCAAAGCCAACTGATTGCAAAGTTTTTGGTAATTTATGCACGCCTAATAATCCAATAGGAAGTTGTATGGTAAGTAGTGAAGGTGCTTGTGCTGCTTATTATAAATACAATAAAATTTAA
- a CDS encoding HypC/HybG/HupF family hydrogenase formation chaperone, with product MCLSIPSKVLSVDENNFAMVDTLGIKRGVSLDLIPEQVNVGDFVLIHVGFAMQKIDEAAAKESLELYKQIADEIGSEEIESRFL from the coding sequence ATGTGTTTATCTATACCATCAAAAGTTTTAAGTGTTGATGAAAATAATTTTGCTATGGTTGATACTTTAGGGATTAAGCGTGGGGTTAGCCTTGATTTGATACCTGAGCAGGTTAATGTGGGAGATTTTGTATTAATTCATGTTGGTTTTGCTATGCAAAAAATTGATGAAGCAGCTGCTAAAGAAAGCTTAGAATTATATAAGCAAATTGCAGATGAGATAGGTAGCGAAGAGATTGAAAGTAGGTTTTTATGA
- a CDS encoding type I restriction-modification system subunit M: MQNKIDQITDILRRDDGISGAMHYTEQISWILFLKFLDDYEKELEDKAFYDDKEYVSILDSKFAWSSWAAPKKEDGTLDIKNALSGDDLTNFVNNELFVYLKSFKNNDDFKSIEYKIGGIFENIDNRISSGHTLRDIINIIDECNFSKDDDVFALSLVYEKLLKDMGSDGGGNSGEFYTPRPLIKAIVEVIDPKANERVYDPACGSCGFLCESFLHVMRDKTSLSNDEIDFMQNDALHGKEKTPLSYAMGVMNMILHGIKSPNIIKTNTLNKKITDISEDDRYEIILANPPFGGKEKEQIQNNFLVKSNATELLFLQHILKSLKINGKCAMVVPEGVLFQNSNAFTSVKQDLVNEYNLECVLSLPSGVFLPYSAVKTNVLFFSLGKRFLNYSDEVYYYELVPPYKLTKNKPLEYEHFKDFLTCVKERKITENSWLVSKSELALKNYDLSAKNPNIKEEKELRSVDEILNSLSKNLAKSSELLKKLGI; the protein is encoded by the coding sequence ATGCAAAATAAAATAGACCAAATAACAGACATTTTAAGGCGTGATGATGGTATTAGTGGGGCTATGCATTATACGGAGCAAATTAGCTGGATACTATTTTTAAAATTCTTAGATGATTATGAAAAAGAGCTTGAAGATAAGGCGTTTTATGATGATAAAGAATATGTAAGTATACTTGATAGCAAATTTGCGTGGAGTAGTTGGGCAGCACCTAAAAAAGAAGATGGCACACTAGATATTAAAAACGCTTTAAGTGGTGATGATTTGACTAATTTTGTAAATAATGAGCTTTTTGTCTATCTAAAAAGTTTTAAAAATAACGATGATTTTAAAAGCATTGAGTATAAAATCGGTGGTATTTTTGAAAATATTGACAACAGAATAAGTAGCGGACACACGCTAAGAGATATCATAAATATCATTGATGAATGTAACTTTAGTAAAGATGATGATGTGTTTGCACTAAGCCTAGTGTATGAAAAACTGCTAAAAGATATGGGGAGCGATGGGGGGGGGAATAGTGGGGAATTTTATACCCCAAGACCACTTATAAAAGCTATCGTTGAAGTGATAGACCCAAAGGCAAATGAGCGTGTGTATGATCCTGCCTGTGGTAGTTGTGGGTTTTTGTGTGAGAGTTTTTTGCATGTGATGAGGGATAAAACAAGCCTTAGCAATGATGAGATAGATTTTATGCAAAATGATGCCTTGCACGGCAAAGAAAAGACCCCACTAAGCTATGCAATGGGTGTTATGAATATGATTTTACACGGCATAAAATCTCCAAATATCATCAAAACAAACACCCTAAATAAAAAAATCACCGATATAAGCGAAGATGATAGATATGAAATAATCCTAGCAAATCCACCATTTGGTGGCAAAGAAAAAGAGCAAATCCAAAACAACTTTTTAGTAAAATCAAACGCCACTGAGCTACTATTTTTGCAACATATCCTAAAAAGCCTTAAGATAAACGGCAAATGTGCTATGGTAGTGCCTGAAGGAGTACTGTTTCAAAACTCAAACGCCTTTACGAGTGTAAAGCAAGATTTGGTAAATGAGTATAATTTAGAGTGCGTTTTAAGCCTTCCTAGTGGGGTGTTTTTGCCTTATAGTGCAGTGAAGACTAATGTGCTGTTTTTCTCGCTTGGCAAAAGGTTTTTAAATTATAGTGATGAGGTGTATTATTATGAGCTAGTGCCACCTTATAAACTCACTAAAAATAAGCCTTTAGAGTATGAGCATTTTAAAGATTTTCTAACTTGTGTTAAGGAGCGTAAAATCACTGAAAACTCATGGCTAGTAAGCAAAAGCGAACTTGCTCTTAAAAACTATGATTTAAGTGCAAAAAATCCAAACATAAAAGAAGAAAAAGAGCTAAGAAGCGTAGATGAAATTCTAAACTCACTTAGCAAAAACCTAGCAAAATCAAGCGAACTTTTAAAAAAGCTAGGTATTTAA